From the genome of Streptomyces sp. NBC_01142:
CTCGTCCAGTCCCCACTGGCTGAGCCGGCGGACGGCGGCGGCACGGACGTCGGAGACGAGGGCCGGGTCGGTGGGCAGCTCCCAGGTGGCGATCCGGTCCGGGGGCAGGGTGTGGGTGCGGGCGACGAGCAGGGCGATGTCGTCGCAGGGGTGGTCGGGTGCCACGGCGTCGAGGACCGCTTGGCAGGTGTCCTCGGGCGTTCGGTCCGGGTGGGGCAACGCGTGGCGCAGCTGGTCGAGGGCCACGTCGATGTCGCGATGGCGGTCTTCGATGAGGCCGTCGGTGTAGAGGACCAGCTGGCTGTGTTCGGAGAGGTGGATTTCGGCCGTTTCGAAGGGGAGACCGCCGAGGCCGAGAGGGGGCCCGGCGGGTAGGTCCGGGAATGTCACGGTGCCGTCGGGGTCGACCAGCGCGGGCGGAGGGTGGCCGGCACGAGCCATGCTGCACTGCCCCGAGGTGGGGTCGTAGATGGCGTACAGGCAGGTGGCGCCGACGATGCCGGTGCTGCCGACCGCAGCGTTCTCGCCGCCCTCCTCCCGGTCCAGGCGCACCACGAGATTGTCCAGGTGGGTGAGGAGTTCGTCGGGGGCGAGTTCCAGTTCGGCGAAGTTGCGTGCGGCCGTGCGCAGCCGGCCCATGGTGGCGGCGGCGTGCAGTCCGTGGCCGACGACATCGCCGACGAGGAGGGCGACGCGGGTGCCGGAGAGAGGGATGACGTCGAACCAGTCGCCACCCACTCCGGATTCGGAGGGCAGATAGCGGTGCGCGACCTCGACGGCGTCCTGTTCGGGAAGGCCGCGCGGGAGCAGGCTGCGCTGCAGCGCCAGAGCCAGGGTGTGTTCGCGGGTGTAGCGGCGGGCGTTGTCGATGCAGAGGGCGGCGCGGGCGGCGAGTTCCTGGGCCAGTGAGCGGTCGTCGTCCCCGAAGGGGGCGGGATCCTGCGAGCGGTAGAAGCTGGCGATGCCCAGGAGGACGCCGCGCGCGAGCAGGGGGACGGAGATGAGGGAGTGCACGTTGTGGGCGAGGATCCGCTCGGCATGCTCGGGTTCTTGGGCGATCCAGCCGGCGGCGGACTTCAGATCGGGTTCCAGCACTGCCTGTCCGCTGGCCAGGCACCGTAGATGGGGCGTGGCCGGGTGAAGGTCCACCCGTTCGCCGACCGGGTAGAAGGGGCAGTCCTCGCGGATGCCGTGGACCACCGTACGGTGCAGGTCCGTGCTGGGGTCGGCGGACTCCTCGCCGCGCAGTACGGCCTCGGGCACGTCGATGGTGACGAAGTCGGCCAGGCGCGGGACCGCCATCTCGGCGAGTTCCCAGGCGGTGCGGCTCACGTCCAAGGTGGTGCCGATGCGGGTGCTGGCCTCGGCCAGCAGCTCCAGGCGGCGTCGGGCCGCAACGGCGTACTTCCCTACTTCCGGCTCGCCCACCAGCACCAGCCCCCTGGCCGAGCCGTAGGCAGAGT
Proteins encoded in this window:
- a CDS encoding SpoIIE family protein phosphatase, with the translated sequence MGVVGDRIGPVRPRERFLYGESVEEGVRSPILSSWQRCRLLGLSPDQSELPYRQDFDPDSQLVRAAGPVLDRLRSMFAGSQMNICLADGHGTVLERRFGEASLARRLSPIQSVPGFVFAEQFAGTNGIGLALAERDLCQVYGAEHFAERSQSNACCAIPVRDQLSGRIEGVLCFGYPLTDADPALVTVIRDAAEAIERRLMEQSSARERGLLRAYLDARRLAGTSEATRNGHLIAMDELVQIGLDQRDQMILLEKATELISSSQRAAVEVSLSHDRRVTLMSRPVTSPSGVEGIVIEAVLPNDSPQPRVAAPTRAGRPLGLVAQHATTSADPSSGHLPGAGPSSGHLPRAATGRAATTVPAPVPPGTDDSAYGSARGLVLVGEPEVGKYAVAARRRLELLAEASTRIGTTLDVSRTAWELAEMAVPRLADFVTIDVPEAVLRGEESADPSTDLHRTVVHGIREDCPFYPVGERVDLHPATPHLRCLASGQAVLEPDLKSAAGWIAQEPEHAERILAHNVHSLISVPLLARGVLLGIASFYRSQDPAPFGDDDRSLAQELAARAALCIDNARRYTREHTLALALQRSLLPRGLPEQDAVEVAHRYLPSESGVGGDWFDVIPLSGTRVALLVGDVVGHGLHAAATMGRLRTAARNFAELELAPDELLTHLDNLVVRLDREEGGENAAVGSTGIVGATCLYAIYDPTSGQCSMARAGHPPPALVDPDGTVTFPDLPAGPPLGLGGLPFETAEIHLSEHSQLVLYTDGLIEDRHRDIDVALDQLRHALPHPDRTPEDTCQAVLDAVAPDHPCDDIALLVARTHTLPPDRIATWELPTDPALVSDVRAAAVRRLSQWGLDESAFAAELLLSELVTNAVRYGTGPIQVRLIHGRTLICEVHDTSSTAPRLRHAATTDEGGRGLFLVAQLAQTWGTRYTTDGKVIWAECALDAA